The DNA window ACAACTCACTGAATATACAACTGTGGACATGTTTTAACGTTCATCACTGTTTACCTGGATCCTCTGGAGAGGGGCATGAGGTTGCAGAAGTAATAAACCAAGGAGAGGATCAGGTTACACAAGGCGTCTGCATCCTGTCAGAACAAATCAGATTCAGCTGTACGCTCACAGACAAACAGTTTCTACAGACACGGCTCCTCTGTGCACATCCTTCATTTACACTTCATCCAGACAGGGAGCAGACACAATGGGAAGAGACAAGAGGAACGTTCGTTTTGTTCCAGGTATCAGTTTCAGACTGAGTGTCCATGTGTCTTTGTTACAACAGGAgaagtgttgtgttgtctgtttaaataagacaagaggaggaacagagggtTGATTCCCAGCGGTGTTGATATCTCATTGCTGTTGTCATTTCTATTAGGGTgtgataatgtttctctaatgTCTGTAACTCAATGAAATGAGACATGAAAGTGTAGAAAAGCAGCTGGGAAATACCTTCGGCTAAACACTGTAAAGTGATCTGCTTGTAAAATAATTGTTATATCGTCCAGAGAATTTATTTACTGTCTAGAAAACTGAAATCTTGGATAATACTGCagaagaaaggagaagaaattAGAGGTGGGAGATCTAAAAACTTTATAGTTCATAGATACAGActctttttctcttcaaaaCTTCAACACGACATCTTCCAAGTTCAAATTCAAAAGTTCTTAATTTACAGGAACGTAAAACAGTGAGGAAAAGTTTCCCAGTTAGAGGAATCTTACCCCGAGTTCTGTGGAGAGCATCAGAGCTTTCCCTTTGGCTGTGAGGTCTTTATAGATGGACTCGATCTCTGACTGGTACTGCTGGGTCCGCTCCTCTGTCGTCTGCGTCTCCACTGAGAACAACATGTTGCCCAccctgagatacagaaacacacaggacaaacattttaataactAGACGTCACTAGAACGTGTATAAAACTATAGAATCTCACGCTAACATATGAATAAAAGACGAATCGTGCCTGTCTCCGGTGATGGTGATGGTAAAACCGTCGTACTCCTTCCCAGGATCCTTCATGCTCGGAACCTTGGAGTTGACTGTGAAGCCGTCTCTGGTTTTACTGTTGAACTGcttcagaaaacaaacacaaacacacagacacacatgaccTTCCTGGGTTTTTGATGCTGAACAAcggtggagaaagagaggttTTCCAATATAGAGGagcaaataaagataaaatataaatctgAGACTAAATCTATTGTTTATTTACTCTCACTAACGTTAGTtgtgttcttctcctcctctttaccTTCATTATGGGCAGAAGATCTTCTACTTTGTTGACGTTTTCAAGAGCCTGTCGGACGTCTAGTAAACCTCGGGGGTTGTACGCCCTGGGAGacattagaaaacacacacttgttaAAAGaagcagcaaaaacacaaacgtCAGACACAAGAACCgttcacacacatttgcactTTCTTGCAAAATGAACAAAGCCCAGAGGACAGAATGATTTACATAATGCTGCTGTTGTAGGAAGCAGCGAGTGTATTAACATCAAGGCAGTGAAATCACAGGGTTCAGGCTCGGCTCATTTGTCGTAGCATTTgagttcatttgtttttcagtgaaggaaaggaaagaggtTGAGCTGTAACTCACCCGTGATACACCAGTATTCTGTCTTTGATAAAGTCCAGGATGTTGTCGAAGTAAGCCAGGTATCGGATGTTGATAATCTGTCCCCTGAGGAAAAAAGGAGATTAAAAGGCAAATTCAAACATAATAGCAGGAGTCAACGTGTCAGCAACAaggcgacaggaagtgaaaatcTGAATGTTAAACACATATTTTTGGACTAAAACGATGAGTCTACGACGCAAGTAAATTCAAGTCACTCGAGGGACTCGTGAGTGTGTGAACACGTCCTCAGGGCCTCGGCTCGTTACCTGATGAGATTGATATGATTGTTGAAGCCTCGACTGAGACTCCTGGCAGGCATCTGGTCTAACCACAGAACCGGCTGGTCTGGATCTGCGATCCTACGAGCACAGAGGGAAGCCCGTTGAGTTAGTCACAGGCAGATTGCAAAGGTAGCAAAGGTTTACTTTGTTCTTTTTCTATGATGCTATGATGAATCTGTTACTGAGATTAACTCCCCAGTAAACTGTGAAATGATTCTACCAAGTAAAACCAATGTCTGAACTCCAGAATAAACTTTATGGAAAGTCGGAGCACGAGGAAGTGGTAACAATCATAAATGAACATCTGTATTTATCCTTAAATCCCTCGGGTTATTTCCTAAAGACAATAACGATTCAACAGTTGCTCCTGAACGTCTCCTGGAATATGTGGACACACATTTTTATGTGTATCGGTAATAGTTCATCCGGCCAAACCACAGTCGCACAACTACTACTTTACGATAATTTAATACTAAAATGTCTGTATTACATCAGTCTATAAAGTTTACTAGAACAGATCTATATTAAAGTAATTTGCCCTTTTCTCTCCAATAATTCTGAACCATAGACCTCCTGAAAAAACGTAGAGACCAACACAATGAATCCGTTAAGGTTAAATAGTTTAGTTTTAAGCTTCCCTCTCACCTTCTCCATTTAACAGCTATATCGAACATGTCTCTCCACTGCATCTGCCTGGTCTTGCCGTTGACTCGCACTTTGGAGTTGCTCCATGTTCGATGCATGGCCTGCATGACCTCCAGCGTAGCTAAACCCATGGCTGAAaaaagatgtacatttatttattaaccccTGTTAGTAACACCTAAATGATCCTTATGAGCTGCAGCATTTGTCACTGGTACCTCTGTGTATCCGCCTGTTCGGTAGGAAACCAGGAGTGTCATATTGCATTAGCGCCCCCAGATGGTCGGCCGCGCATATCAGCTTCTGAACTTCGCTGCTGTAGCTGTCAAAGTTCTGCGGCAGCACGTCCCTGCAAACCAccgagagaagaggaagacacCAAGGCTTCATCAGAGCTTTCATGAGGAGTGGGCAGATTGTATTTACTGCGGCTATCTGTCAAACTCCTGAAACGTCTTtatgagaccagagaaactatTTTCATTTTGCTGACAGAGTCATGAGAACATTTGAGCTGTAAAGTCATGTGGAAAGACCACAGGTGTTTGCTTTCAACCACAAAACACTGACTGCCTCGACGCTGAGCTCAGACAAACTGCAGCTCAACACATTTCGGTGGTGATGGAACCAGATTTAGCAGATTTCCTCCAGACGACACAGTGGAGGTGAAGTGTAGGGCAAACTGAAGGATTTTTAACAGGGAGAAGTATAAAAACCAGTGTGTTGCTCTGTTAAACCGATATTGATCCAACCTACTTGATATGTGGCTGCAGGCCGGGCTGCTCTTCGTAGTCTTCTATTAGAAAAGGCAGGTTCTTGGCCCAGTGGTTCTTGAAGTTTCCTGGTAAATCCTGGTCCACGTTGTATTCGGCCACTGGGATGTCCAGGTGGGAGTGCAGGTAGCGAGAGTACTCtggtggaaaaaacaaaaagaaacacagagggagaacATAAGACATAACCTTAAATAACTTCCACCAGGGATttcttgttgtttatttgtgtttgtgtgtgtgagggaaacaCCGACCTCTGAGGTATTTGACTTTGAGGTATTCGGAGCTGGCCTTCTGTCCCAGCAGAGGATCGTTCAGCATGACTTTAGTCTGAGCTTTGATGCCCTCGTAGAACTGCCCCATGGCCACGTGACTCAACCCCTTCATGTACTGACACACCTCGTTGTAGGGCTCCAGCTGAAGACACCTCTGAAGAATCACAGAAcaagaggagaacatgaggagtgAACTGTGCAGCTGTTGTTGGAATCATAGGTGCTGGAGTTTAGATAGTTTGGATGAATCACGTGATTCCTCTACCTTGAAGTTGCCTATGGCCTCCTGCAGGGAGCCGTGGTGGTAGAGCATCATGCCTCGGAGCTGGAGAGACTGGATGTGGTTCTGGTTCAACATGAGCGCTTTCTGGAAACTCTCCATGGCTGACTCAAAATCCCCCAGCTCcctgaaaagaggaagaagacaccAAAAGAGCAAAGGGTTGAAATATTGTAAGTAAAATATGAAAGGTGGGGGACTCTCATATTCCTAAATAAAAAGGGCaaactgttttattattgttcGAAATCAAGAAACAACACCACTGCTGTACCTGTAGGCCTGTCCTAGGCTCTTATAGGCATCTATGAAGTCAGGCTTGAACTTCAGCGCCTCTTTGAACGTCTCGATGGCTTCCtgatgagagaaaacacagaaacctttcacacactgcaaacacaaaaaggaaCCGCAACCAGGAACACGTAGATAGAGCGTAACTGTGACTCAGCAGGTTGTTCAGACCTTTTTTAGAACAGACTGCAAACTCTTTACATACAGCAGCATCGAAGATAGAAACAAGTTTGACCATGTGATCCCTGCTTGCATGAGGAGAACAAAGGATAAAACTGACTCTGCAGACAAAGAGCAGATTCAGTTTGTGCTGATAAAATGTCGATTGTGCAAGGACGTCTTTGTTTCTATGGGGATGGTTTCTTTTTACAGTATCTAATGACATTACAGGAGAAAGATAATGTAAACAGATTTAAGAGAATCTGGCTCTCATTTCTTCAGaggacagattaaaaaaaaggtttgtgttCTACAAATACAAACGTGTTACTTTAATAATCAAACTAAAGAACTGTATTATTCCAAGTTTTGTGAGGAAATGAAGACATTTAAAAGACAATGAGCCACTGAAGACCTCACCTTGAGCATGCCTCTGTGGAAGAAGGTGAGGCCCTTATAGAGCATGGCGATGGGCTGATTCTTCTTCAGCTCTAAAGACTGCTGGAAGTCCTCCATAGCTGCCA is part of the Limanda limanda chromosome 18, fLimLim1.1, whole genome shotgun sequence genome and encodes:
- the ttc13 gene encoding tetratricopeptide repeat protein 13 isoform X1, encoding MSNMAPGSRAAAAVLVLSLLSLSRAAVSTEPFSALTLFNHELQRQGCSSLSEWEEYASDCESSILQLEDPDCEEGSNPPCESVFSLNAEKILNQAKLFIEQKKIPFPVVNHNTNEELAIGYVLIGNGLYDEAIKHFSLLLQGDPELVSAIYGRGIAYGKKSLQDIKNADLALFELNRVITLEPNWPEVYEQRAEILSPLGRISEALGDLTKAIQLQPSARLYRHRGTLLFISEDYVAAMEDFQQSLELKKNQPIAMLYKGLTFFHRGMLKEAIETFKEALKFKPDFIDAYKSLGQAYRELGDFESAMESFQKALMLNQNHIQSLQLRGMMLYHHGSLQEAIGNFKRCLQLEPYNEVCQYMKGLSHVAMGQFYEGIKAQTKVMLNDPLLGQKASSEYLKVKYLREYSRYLHSHLDIPVAEYNVDQDLPGNFKNHWAKNLPFLIEDYEEQPGLQPHIKDVLPQNFDSYSSEVQKLICAADHLGALMQYDTPGFLPNRRIHRAMGLATLEVMQAMHRTWSNSKVRVNGKTRQMQWRDMFDIAVKWRRIADPDQPVLWLDQMPARSLSRGFNNHINLIRGQIINIRYLAYFDNILDFIKDRILVYHGAYNPRGLLDVRQALENVNKVEDLLPIMKQFNSKTRDGFTVNSKVPSMKDPGKEYDGFTITITGDRVGNMLFSVETQTTEERTQQYQSEIESIYKDLTAKGKALMLSTELGDADALCNLILSLVYYFCNLMPLSRGSSVVAYSVVMGALMASGKEVVGRIPKGKLVDFEAMTTPSPESFSKTAKIWMNLKSLPGWYQNLPSVAETFASTRTMIEVLNTDSSSHCPKKS
- the ttc13 gene encoding tetratricopeptide repeat protein 13 isoform X2; protein product: MSNMAPGSRAAAAVLVLSLLSLSRAAVSTEPFSALTLFNHELQRQGCSSLSEWEEYASDCESSILQLEDPDCEEGSNPPCESVFSLNAEKILNQAKLFIEQKKIPFPVVNHNTNEELAIGYVLIGNGLYDEAIKHFSLLLQGDPELVSAIYGRGIAYGKKSLQDIKNADLALFELNRVITLEPNWPEVYEQRAEILSPLGRISEALGDLTKAIQLQPSARLYRHRGTLLFISEDYVAAMEDFQQSLELKKNQPIAMLYKGLTFFHRGMLKEAIETFKEALKFKPDFIDAYKSLGQAYRELGDFESAMESFQKALMLNQNHIQSLQLRGMMLYHHGSLQEAIGNFKRCLQLEPYNEVCQYMKGLSHVAMGQFYEGIKAQTKVMLNDPLLGQKASSEYLKVKYLREYSRYLHSHLDIPVAEYNVDQDLPGNFKNHWAKNLPFLIEDYEEQPGLQPHIKDVLPQNFDSYSSEVQKLICAADHLGALMQYDTPGFLPNRRIHRAMGLATLEVMQAMHRTWSNSKVRVNGKTRQMQWRDMFDIAVKWRRIADPDQPVLWLDQMPARSLSRGFNNHINLIRGQIINIRYLAYFDNILDFIKDRILVYHGAYNPRGLLDVRQALENVNKVEDLLPIMKFNSKTRDGFTVNSKVPSMKDPGKEYDGFTITITGDRVGNMLFSVETQTTEERTQQYQSEIESIYKDLTAKGKALMLSTELGDADALCNLILSLVYYFCNLMPLSRGSSVVAYSVVMGALMASGKEVVGRIPKGKLVDFEAMTTPSPESFSKTAKIWMNLKSLPGWYQNLPSVAETFASTRTMIEVLNTDSSSHCPKKS